Within Candidatus Bathyarchaeota archaeon, the genomic segment ATGGATGGTTGAAGATCTCCGAAGAGGAGGTGGAGAGCACTAATCTTCTGGCCAGTAGGGCTGGCATACATTTAGGCGAAGCGGAAGCCATCTTACTAGCCCAGAAACTTGGGACTGAGCTTATCATCGATGAGAGAGAAGGGTCGGCGACCGCTCAAATATTCGGGGTTAGGCCTATTGGCACCATAGCGGTATTGCTGCTCGCCCTAGCCAGGGATAAACTAACCTTTAACGAGTTCAAGGAATGTTTAGATCGATTAATCTCCCTCGGCTTCTGGCTTTCTGTGGATA encodes:
- a CDS encoding DUF3368 domain-containing protein — its product is MKTLFGEVVVPRRVYFEVTTNGRSAESILISEALRDGWLKISEEEVESTNLLASRAGIHLGEAEAILLAQKLGTELIIDEREGSATAQIFGVRPIGTIAVLLLALARDKLTFNEFKECLDRLISLGFWLSVDIYREALEAARTVENREKPL